The following DNA comes from Amycolatopsis albispora.
GCGGCCACCTGCTCCGGGCTCAGCCCGGCCAGCATCACCGGCTTGCCCAGCGCCCCGGAACTGCTGAAGAACAACGCCGCGACCAGGATCAGCACCGTGCCGCGGCCCCGGTGGACGGGCAGGCGGGAACGCACCTCGGTGACCATGGCCCGGACGATACGGCCCGGCACCGACCATCCGGAAGGTGTTTTTCGTAACTGCCTAAGGCGCCTGGCTGGTTACGGCTTCCACGGGCTCACGGTGTCGGTCGGCCGGGTCGGGTCGTGGAACCTCGGCGCGTCCATCTCGCCACGCCGCAGCGGAACCAGCCCGTCGGTGATCGCGCGCATGATCTTCGCGTGCGCGCGCACGCCCGCGCCCGGCCGCTCCGGCTCGATGTCGGACAGGTCGACCGGCTCGCCGAAGTGCACCCGGAACACCGGCCGCCGCAGCGGCGCGGTCAGCCCCGACTTCGCCAGCGGCACGATGTCGGCGGGCCCGGTCACCGTCTCGGTGCCCCAGTACACCGCCTCGTGCGCGCCCCACTGGCTGATCGGGATCACCGGCACCCCCGCGGCGATCGCCAGCCTGGCCGCGCCGGACTTGCCGCGTTCCGGCCACAGGCCGGGATCGTGGCTGATGCGGCCCTCGGGGTAGACGATGATCGGCGCGCGCGTGGTGCGCATCGCCTCGACCGCTTCGCCGAACTGGGTCAGCGCCGATTCGGACTTGCCGCGGTCGACCCGCAGGTGCCCGCTGGCCTTGAGCGCCGGGCCGATCACCGGGGCGTCCAGGATGCCGCCCGCCAGCATGAACCGGGGCGCGATGCCGATCTTGCGGCACGCGGCCATCAGCACGAACGGGTCGAACACGCCGATGTGGTTGGCGGCCATCAGCAGCGGCCGGTCACGCAGGCCGGCGGGCACCTGACCGGTGATCCGCAGCCGGCCGACCAGGTTGACCAGGCGGTGGTCGATGGCGAGCATGGTGCGCCAGATCGCCGGGGCGGGGACCCGGCGATTCCCCCGGAGCCGCCCGTTCTCGTCGCGGTGGAGAGCGAACATGGGCCAGAGCATGTCACGGTCGGTTTTCACCCGGTTTGGGGACCGGCCGATCGGTAACGTGAGAAATGTTCCCCGTGTGCTGCGAGTGGCAGATGTGACTGGACGGGACCGAGGGTTACCGTGGAACCCATGGCAGGTGGGTCGGCAACCAAGGGACGGAGCTCGGGTCGCGGTGGCAAGGCTCCCGCGCGGAACTCGGGCGGCGCGAGCCGCTCGCGTGCGACGGCCAAGCGACCGCCGGCACGCAAGCCCGCCCCGCGCCGCAAGTCCGGCGGCGGCTTCGGCCGTGCCGTGCGCGGCGGGTGGAACCTGCTGGCCAAGGGCGTCGGCTCGCTGGCCAGGACGGTCGGCCGCAGCCGCGACCTGGAGCCGGAGCACCGCCGGGACGGGCTCGCGCTCGCGCTGATCGGGCTGGCCATCGTGATCGCGGTCGGCGTCTGGTGGCAGGCGGCCGGTCCGGTCGGTGCCTGGGTGCAGATCGGCGCGCGCACGGTGTTCGGCGCCGGTTCGGTGACCCTGCCGCTGGTGCTCACCGTGGCCGCGGTCGCGCTGATGCGCTCGGAACCCGAGCCGGAGACGCGCCCGCGCCGGGTGATCGGCGCGCTGCTGATGATCTTCGCCGTGCTCGGCCTCCTGCACCTGTTCAACGCGCTGCCCTCGGCGAACGTGGACCGGATGTACGCCGGTGGTTTCCTCGGGTACCTCTCCGGCGGCCTGCTCGCGGCCGGGGTGACCACCTGGGTGGCCGTCCCGCTGCTGGTGCTGGCGCTGGGCTTCGGCGTGCTGGTGTTCACCGGCACCCCGGTGCGGCAGATCCCGCAGCGCCTGCGCGAGTGGGGCATGGACCCCGAGGAGCTGGAGGAGGAGCAGGCGCACCGCGAGGCCCGCGCCGAGCGCAAGGCACGCGAAGCGGCCGAGATCACCGAGGCGGATCCGAAGGCGGTCCGGCTGCGCAAGCCGTCGCGGCGGCGCCAGTCCACCGCGTCGGAGGAGAAGGACCCGCAGCTCGAGCTGCCGGTGGACGAGCCGCTGCCGCCCCCGCCGCCGAAGGTCAAGGCGGCCGAGGTGCCGGAGAAGAAGGCCCGCAAGGCCGAGCCCGCCGAGGCACCGATGGCGGTGACCCGCACGGTCGAGGGCGACTACCAGCTCCCGTCGGCGGACCTGCTCACCCTCGGCGACGCGCCGAAGTCCCGCAGCAAGGCCAACGACGTGATGATCGAGTCGATCTCCGGCGTGCTCGAGCAGTTCAACGTCGACGCCCAGGTCACCGGCTTCACCCGCGGCCCGACGGTGACCCGCTACGAGGTCGAGCTGGGTCCCGGCGTGAAGGTCGAGAAGATCACCGCGCTGACCAAGAACATCGCCTACGCCGCGGCCACGGACAACGTGCGGCTGCTGGCGCCGATCCCGGGCAAGTCCGCGGTCGGCATCGAGGTGCCCAACTCCGACCGCGAGATGGTGCGCCTCGGTGACGTGCTGCGCTCGCCGAAGGCGGTCAAGGACAACCACCCGATGGTGATCGGGCTGGGCAAGGACATCGAGGGCCACTTCGTCACCGCGAACCTGACGAAGATGCCGCACCTGCTGGTGGCCGGGTCCACCGGTTCCGGTAAGTCGAGCTTCGTCAACTCGATGCTGGTCTCGCTGCTGGCGCGGGCCACACCGGACGAGTGCCGGATGATCCTGATCGACCCGAAGATGGTCGAGCTGACCCCGTACGAGGGCATCCCGCACCTGATCACGCCCATCATCACCCAGCCGAAGAAGGCCGCCGCGGCGCTGGCCTGGCTGGTGGAGGAGATGGAGCAGCGC
Coding sequences within:
- a CDS encoding lysophospholipid acyltransferase family protein, translating into MFALHRDENGRLRGNRRVPAPAIWRTMLAIDHRLVNLVGRLRITGQVPAGLRDRPLLMAANHIGVFDPFVLMAACRKIGIAPRFMLAGGILDAPVIGPALKASGHLRVDRGKSESALTQFGEAVEAMRTTRAPIIVYPEGRISHDPGLWPERGKSGAARLAIAAGVPVIPISQWGAHEAVYWGTETVTGPADIVPLAKSGLTAPLRRPVFRVHFGEPVDLSDIEPERPGAGVRAHAKIMRAITDGLVPLRRGEMDAPRFHDPTRPTDTVSPWKP
- a CDS encoding FtsK/SpoIIIE family DNA translocase produces the protein MAGGSATKGRSSGRGGKAPARNSGGASRSRATAKRPPARKPAPRRKSGGGFGRAVRGGWNLLAKGVGSLARTVGRSRDLEPEHRRDGLALALIGLAIVIAVGVWWQAAGPVGAWVQIGARTVFGAGSVTLPLVLTVAAVALMRSEPEPETRPRRVIGALLMIFAVLGLLHLFNALPSANVDRMYAGGFLGYLSGGLLAAGVTTWVAVPLLVLALGFGVLVFTGTPVRQIPQRLREWGMDPEELEEEQAHREARAERKAREAAEITEADPKAVRLRKPSRRRQSTASEEKDPQLELPVDEPLPPPPPKVKAAEVPEKKARKAEPAEAPMAVTRTVEGDYQLPSADLLTLGDAPKSRSKANDVMIESISGVLEQFNVDAQVTGFTRGPTVTRYEVELGPGVKVEKITALTKNIAYAAATDNVRLLAPIPGKSAVGIEVPNSDREMVRLGDVLRSPKAVKDNHPMVIGLGKDIEGHFVTANLTKMPHLLVAGSTGSGKSSFVNSMLVSLLARATPDECRMILIDPKMVELTPYEGIPHLITPIITQPKKAAAALAWLVEEMEQRYQDMQANRVRHIDDFNKKVKSGEITAPPGSERVYAPYPYIMAIVDELADLMMTAPRDVEDAIVRITQKARAAGIHLVLATQRPSVDVVTGLIKTNVPSRLAFATSSLTDSRVILDQPGAEKLIGMGDALYLPMGAGKPVRVQGAFVGDDEISAIVNFAKEQAQPEYNEGVTAAKAGEAKEIDPDIGDDLDVLLQAAELVVTSQFGSTSMLQRKLRVGFAKAGRLMDLLESRGVVGPSEGSKARDVLIKPDELESVLYLIRGGGPAGDDE